The following is a genomic window from Clostridium sp..
CATCAATTCCATTTGCCCTGAGCTCATCATTGACTTTTTTATTATTTTTAAAAGATACCACCCTGTCATTTCCAAGAGCTTGAAGATTGCAGCAGCACTTGAGCAGCCCACTCCTATCCACATCTATTATCTGAAAATTTCTATCCTTCAATATTTTAAGGAAACTGTCCGGCAAAACCTCCCTGCATGCTACGGCAAGCTTCTCCGAAATCATGTTGAAGCACATGTCCAGATGGAGACATTTTTCCGGGCTTGGAACTGATATTACACTGTATCCATATTTCTCTATCTGCCTTCTTATTTCATCCACACCAGTTTCATCAGTTCTTTCAAGCACTCCTATTGCTATGGTATTTTCATCCAGCATCCAGAAATCTCCACCTTCAAAAATGCCTATGCTGCATCTTGCTATGCATGGAATACCCATATTGCCCATTTT
Proteins encoded in this region:
- a CDS encoding dimethylarginine dimethylaminohydrolase family protein, producing the protein MRKISGYFVKNSVGLLKKVLMCPPAYAVSKKMINGREIQIDNNLCAREHAELVNAYRSNGVEVVLMTPDEKLKDQVFSRDFGACIKEGYILGGFKHDGRKGETTAYEKKMGNMGIPCIARCSIGIFEGGDFWMLDENTIAIGVLERTDETGVDEIRRQIEKYGYSVISVPSPEKCLHLDMCFNMISEKLAVACREVLPDSFLKILKDRNFQIIDVDRSGLLKCCCNLQALGNDRVVSFKNNKKVNDELRANGIDVIEVDINEMFKHGGGIHCMTFPLSR